In Granulicella mallensis MP5ACTX8, the sequence CAGATGGTGGCGGCTACCTCGGTGGGGATCGTCGATGGGCGTGTTCTGCTGGACCTGGCTTACGAGGAAGACTCGCGTGCCGAGGTGGATATGAACGTGGTCATGACTGCCGATGGCGGCCTGGTGGAGACCCAGGCAACGGCAGAGCGCGGAACCTACACGCGCGCCCAGTTGAACGAGATGCTGGACGTAGCTGCGGTGGGGATTGAGGAGCTGTTGAAGGCGCAGCGGGAGTGTTTGGCGCTGGCGTAGAGTTGTCAGGGAGTTGTTTGTTTTCGTCGTCATCCTGAGCCCCAGGCTCAGGATGACGACGAAAAACAAACCAACAACAGCAACCGGAGGGGCACTATGAGCTGTCATCATTTCGACGATCTGAAACCAGTCAAGCGTTCATCCACCAGGGGCTGCGAAGAGTGCCTGAAGATGCACAGCTACTGGATCCACCTGCGCGAGTGTCTCGTCTGCGGCCATGTTGCCTGCTGCGACTCGTCGCCGAACAAGCACGCGACCAAGCACTTTCATGTGACGAAGCATCCGGTAATGCGGTCTATCGAACCGGATGAAAGCTGGGGTTGGTGTTTTGTCGACGAGGTCATGGTGGAGAGCGTCGAATAATATCCGCATGGGTTCCCCTGCTATTCTGAGCTTACACGGAGGGTTTTAGAAATGGCAGAAGAAGCGGTTCATATTACGGTGCGGCCCAATGGTCCACTGCGGGTAGAAGGTCACATCATTTTGAAGGATGCCGATGGCCAGGAGTGGGACCTGACCGGCAAGCCGGCAGTCAGCCTCTGCCGTTGCGGACTGAGCGAGAAGCGGCCTTTTTGCGATGGCGCGCACTCGCGGCAGAACTGGCAGTGCATGACCAGCCCAGGGAATCTCACTGGTAAATAGCTCGTTGCAGAGCCCCATTTTCCGGCAAATTGCCTTCACGGCCCTCTCAGGGGGCCGTGAAGTCGTTTTGGCTCCCATAAAATAGCTTTATATCTTCGATAGCGGGTAGAAACTTTCGCGCTGCTGGTGCGTATCAAGAGTAGACACCTCTGTACGCTTTTCTTTCTGCACATGATTTTTGATTTGGATTAGGTGTCGGCGGTTCATCACCCGCCGGGTACGTTAGGAGCTACGCGATGCAAGCGACGTCAGGCATGAAAACAAGGACATGGTTGGGAACAGGCATGCTGGCGTTAGCCGGAGTGCTCGGCTCCGCAAGTGCCGGGGCGCAGACTCCGGCCGCCGCTCCGCACGCCACCGGCACAGTAAAAGCCACGACGGCTACAGATCTGACAGTAACGGTGACGACGGGCCAGGACTATACGGTCACCGTGCCCTCGGCCGCCAACATCCTGGAAGTAGCCCCGGGCAGCCATGATCTGAAGTCCTCTACGCCCGCGCATCTGGGCGATATCGCGATCGGCGATAAGGTCATCGTTACCGGAACAGCTGGGGATGCGGGTACGTCTCTGACGGCGCAGCGGATCATTGTCATGAAGTCTGCCGCGATTGCGGAGACGCACGCCGCGGAGTCCGCCGCGTGGACCCAGGGCGGCGGGGGGATCGTCAAGTCTGTCAATGCGTCAGCGGGAACCATTACGGTCTCGAGCGGCCTGAAGACGTTGACGGTCCAGACGGCCCCGGCGACGGTGGTTCGGCGCTATGCCGACGGCTCGGTACGCTTTGAGGATGCGGTTGCAAGCTCGGTCGGAGCTATTCAGCCCGGCGACCAGCTCCGCGTCCGCGGCACGAAGTCGGCTGACGGAAGCAGCATTACCGCCGACGAGATCGTGACCGGCTCATTCCGCAACTTCTCCGGTACGATCGCCTCGCTCGACAGCGCTGCCGGTACGCTGACCTTGAAGGATCTCACCACGAAGAAGATGGTGACGGTTGCGGTCACCCCGAATAGCGATGTGCGGCGTATCCCGCCGGACGCTGCGGCGAGAATGGCTGCGCGGCTGCGCGGCGGCGCCGCTGGAGCGGGAGCGGCCGGGGCGGGAGCAGCTGGAGCCAAGAACACCGGTGGAGCTCAGCCTCCTGCAGAAAGTGGAGAGCACCGTGCCGGTCGTGCCGGAATGGATCTCTCGCAGATGCTCTCTCACCTGCCGACAGAGACACTTGCCGGTCTGAAGACAGGAGAGGCCGTGATGATCGTTGCTACCGCGTCCCAACCGGGCAAGGCAACGGCCGTCACGCTGCTGGCTGGTGTTGAGTCAATTCTTGCAGCCCAGCCGGCTGGCGAAGCCATGACCCTGTCTCCCTGGAGCATGGGTGGGGCTCCAGAAGGTGGCGGCGGACCCCAGTAAGACCGTTATGCCGTACGCGGCAGATAGAACAAACGCATTGAGATAACGGACCTGCCGCCGCGTATGTCCGAGGTGTAAGTTTTTTTGAACTTTTAGGAGTGATGATGTTTTTGCGCAAGGCGCTGATATTTGCATTTGTGTTTTCGTTGACAGCTCTGCCGGGTGTGGCTCAAACCTCCCAGGCCCCTTCGAGCGGTCCTATTACTGCGACCTTAACGCCTGCCGCCAAAGGGGGCACAAAAGTTCACGGGACCGTCACCGATCCCGACGGCGAGTTGATTCCGGGTGCAACCATCACCCTGACGCCGGCGCACGGCAGCGCCAGCACGGCAACGTCAGGCAGCGATGGCACCTATAGCGTCACGATCGCGCCGGGCACCTACACACTGCTGGTCACGATGAAGGGCTTTGCCTCCTACTCGATGACGAGCTTGAAGGTCCCTGCGGTGGCCAGCTCGACTGTCGATGCTCAGTTGAAGATCGGCGAGGAGACGCAGGTCATCAACGTCGAAGCCAATGCCATGCAGCTCAGCGTTGATCCTGACTCCAACGCGAGCGCGCAGATCATTACAGGTAAAGACCTCGACGCGCTCTCTGACGATCCTGATGAACTCTCGTCGGAACTCTCCGCGCTGGCTGGTCCCTCCGCCGGACCGAACGGCGGCCAGATCTATGTCGATGGCTTTACCGGTGGCCAGTTGCCGCCCAAGTCTTCCATCCGCGAGATTCGTATCAATCAGAATCCGTTCTCGGCAGAGTTCGACAAGCTGGGTTACGGCCGTATCGAAGTGTTTACCAAGCCCGGCACGGACAAGCTGCACGGCTCGTTCCAGATCAACGGCGATCCCTCGCAGTTCAACTCGGACAACCCGCTCGTGACCACGGTTCAGCCGCCGTATCACACGCTCTTCATGTTCGGAAACGTGACCGGACCGATCAGCAAGAACGCGTCCTATTCCTTCGGAGGGTCGCACCGCAATATTCAAGACGACTCGTTCACCAACGTGAATATCCTCGCGCTACCAGGCACAACGACTCTCTGCGCTCCGGGACAGATCGGCTGCTCGATCGTTCAGTTCCAGACTTCGACGTATTATCCCCAGGTGCGCACGGACATCAATCCGCGCCTCGATCTTCAGTTGGGCAGCAAGAACGTGCTGACCACGCGGTACCAGTATGTGCAGAACGATGCCACCAACGCCGGCATCGGAAACTTCACGCTGCCTTCGGCCGGTAATAACAACACCAGCCTGAGCAACATCCTGCAGGTGAGCGACGCGCAGAACTTCAGCTCGCGGCTCATCAACGAGACCCGCTTCGAATACGAGCGCGAGCATGTAGCGACAACCGCCCTCAGCAATGCGCCGTATCTCAACGTTGAAGGCACGCTCCAGGCCGGCGGATCCACGGGACAGAACAGCACCGATCATCAGGACCACTTCGAGGTCCAGAATTACACGTCGCTGCAGTTGAAGAAGAACTTCATCCGCATGGGCGGACGCCTGCGTGCTACCCGCGAAGCGCTGGACACGGAGAGCAACACCAACGGCACGTTCACCTACACCAGCCTGGCCGCTTATCAGCTCGGCACTCCCAGCCAGTTTCAGATCACCCAGGTGAACAACCATAAGATCGGCGATACCTTTACGGATCTCGGTCTCTATGCGGAGACGGACTGGAAGGCACGTCAGAACATGACGGTCAGCTACGGCATCCGTTATGAGACGCAGAACCATCTTGCGGACCATCATGACTTCGCGCCGCGCGTCTCGGTGTCGTATGGATTGTTCGGTGGCAAAGGCTCTCCCAAGACAGTGTTGCGCGGCGGCTTCGGCTTGTTCTATGACCGGTTCTCCCAGACCAACATCCTGACACTGGAGCAGGAGAACGGAACGAACGAAACGGTATATTCGCTCAACAATACAAATGGCAATACGCAGATTCCTGTTGCCTGTACTCCGGGAACTCCGGGAACGCCACTTTCGGCGACGCAGATCTCCACCTGTATTGGTGGGGCTTCGGCTTCGCAGCAGACGACCTACTCAGCGGCAAATAACCTGCGCACGCCGTACATCGTGCAGTTCGCCGGTGGCGCGGATCAGCAGATGGGGCGCATCGGCAAGATCTCGGTGAACTACCTGCACTCGCAAGGCGTGCACCAGTTGGCGACGCAGAACATCGGCTTCGATGTGGCTACCCAGAAGCTGAACGGCCAGAACTACCAGTATTTCAGTGAAGGCGTGTTCAACCAGAACCAGCTGGTTATCAACGGCAACGTGCAGACGACACGGTGGCTGTCGCTGTTCGGCTATTACTCGCTGAACTCGGCGCACGGCGATACTTCGGGCGCAGGTGCGTTCCTGACCACACCGGGCAATATCGCGGCGGACTATGGCCGCACGACCTTCTCCGTGAAGAGCCGTCTATTTGTGGCCGGCTCGGTAACGCTGCCGAAGTTCATCCAGTTCAGCCCCTTCATGATCGCGCAGAGCGGCAACCCCTTTAACATCACCACGGGCTCCGACGACAACGGCGACAGCATCTTCAACGATCGTCCCTACCTCGTGGCTCCGGGTACGCCGGGCTCCAAGACGATCAGCTGCGGAACCTTTGTTGATTACGCACCAGGAGCCGCTCCTGCCGGGGCGGTGAAGGCACCGATCAACTCCTGCACTGGCGGCGGTCTCTTTACCTTCAACTTCCGCCTGACCAAGACCTTCGGTTTTGGCCCGTCGACGGCGGTCAATCGTGGTGGCGGCGATGGTCAGGGCGGCAGCGGTCGCGGCAATCATACCGGCGGAGGAAGTCGCGGCGGCGGTGGTGGTGGCAGCCGTGGTGGCGGCCAGGGCGGTGGTCCTGGCGGGTTCGGCGGCGGTGGCGGATCCAGCACCGGCAAGCGC encodes:
- a CDS encoding UBP-type zinc finger domain-containing protein, with the protein product MSCHHFDDLKPVKRSSTRGCEECLKMHSYWIHLRECLVCGHVACCDSSPNKHATKHFHVTKHPVMRSIEPDESWGWCFVDEVMVESVE
- a CDS encoding CDGSH iron-sulfur domain-containing protein, producing the protein MAEEAVHITVRPNGPLRVEGHIILKDADGQEWDLTGKPAVSLCRCGLSEKRPFCDGAHSRQNWQCMTSPGNLTGK
- a CDS encoding TonB-dependent receptor: MMFLRKALIFAFVFSLTALPGVAQTSQAPSSGPITATLTPAAKGGTKVHGTVTDPDGELIPGATITLTPAHGSASTATSGSDGTYSVTIAPGTYTLLVTMKGFASYSMTSLKVPAVASSTVDAQLKIGEETQVINVEANAMQLSVDPDSNASAQIITGKDLDALSDDPDELSSELSALAGPSAGPNGGQIYVDGFTGGQLPPKSSIREIRINQNPFSAEFDKLGYGRIEVFTKPGTDKLHGSFQINGDPSQFNSDNPLVTTVQPPYHTLFMFGNVTGPISKNASYSFGGSHRNIQDDSFTNVNILALPGTTTLCAPGQIGCSIVQFQTSTYYPQVRTDINPRLDLQLGSKNVLTTRYQYVQNDATNAGIGNFTLPSAGNNNTSLSNILQVSDAQNFSSRLINETRFEYEREHVATTALSNAPYLNVEGTLQAGGSTGQNSTDHQDHFEVQNYTSLQLKKNFIRMGGRLRATREALDTESNTNGTFTYTSLAAYQLGTPSQFQITQVNNHKIGDTFTDLGLYAETDWKARQNMTVSYGIRYETQNHLADHHDFAPRVSVSYGLFGGKGSPKTVLRGGFGLFYDRFSQTNILTLEQENGTNETVYSLNNTNGNTQIPVACTPGTPGTPLSATQISTCIGGASASQQTTYSAANNLRTPYIVQFAGGADQQMGRIGKISVNYLHSQGVHQLATQNIGFDVATQKLNGQNYQYFSEGVFNQNQLVINGNVQTTRWLSLFGYYSLNSAHGDTSGAGAFLTTPGNIAADYGRTTFSVKSRLFVAGSVTLPKFIQFSPFMIAQSGNPFNITTGSDDNGDSIFNDRPYLVAPGTPGSKTISCGTFVDYAPGAAPAGAVKAPINSCTGGGLFTFNFRLTKTFGFGPSTAVNRGGGDGQGGSGRGNHTGGGSRGGGGGGSRGGGQGGGPGGFGGGGGSSTGKRYNLALGLQVQNLFNNENLATPNGTLSSANFGQATQITGNPYTTNSALRRIALQASFNF